The Deinococcus sedimenti DNA window CCGGACGTCAAGGGCGCCGAACGCTACCCGCTGCCCCGCAACCTCAGCAGCGCGCCCGCGTTCGTGCGCCGCGACTCGAACCTCCTGCGCCTGCTGGAGATGGCGACCACCGCCACGCACGAGCCGGGCCGCTGGCAGGAGGAACTGCACGCCCTCACCGACCACCCCGCCGCCGACCTGCTGCTGGAGCACCTGCTGGGCAGCGGCCGCCTGTGCTGGGAGCGGCCCGAGCAGCCCCTCACGCGCGGTCCGGACCTCAGCGGGCAGCTGGCATGGCTGAGCGACCCGCGCGGTGCTCAGACTCCCGCCGTGCACCTCCCGGACGCCACGGACGCGCAGCTGCTCCCGGTCGCGCCCCCGTGGGCGGTCCGGCCCGCCGCGCTGACCCTCTCACGTGTGCAGACCGACGCCCCGGCGGAAGTCACCGCCCGCTTCCTGTCCGGCCCGGTCCTGCCGCCCGCGCAGGCCGTCGCGCTGGCCCACGCGATCACCGCCTCCGGCCTGAACCTGCCCATCCCGCAGACCGTGCAGGTCCGCGAGGAACGCCTGCCCTACACCCCGCAACTGCACCTGCTGGCGCGCGAGGCCACCCACCACGCCTTCAGCGGCGCGCGGCACACCGTCACGCTCCCACTGGCGGAACTCCGGCACGCCTACGCGGGCCTCACCGTCCCCGACGAGCACGCAGGCACCGGCCCCGCCGTGTTCCGGAACGGCGTCCTGACCCGCGTCACCCGCGACCCCGAAGCGGAACGCGACGCCGCGCACACCGTCGCCCTGAGCGGCTTCATGCTCCTCGAGGACGCCTACGGCCACGAGTACACCGTCCCCGGCAGCGACCACCTCCTGACCCTCGGGGACGACGACGCCTGGATGGCCTTCATGCGCGCCGGGCGCGAGGACCTCGAAGCGCAGGGCTTCACCATCCACGTCCACCCGGACTTCCCGCTGAACTTCGCGGAGATCACCGACTGGTACGGCGAGACCGACGACTCCCACGGCGGCTGGTTCACCCTCGACCTCGGCATCGTCGTCGACGGCCAGCGCCTCAGCCTCATCCCCATCCTCGCCGACCTGATCGCCCGCCAGCCGCAGCTGTTCACCCCCGAAGCCCTCGCCGAACTACAGGACGACGAGGTCCTGCACGCCTCCCTCGGCGACGGCCGCCGCGTCGCCCTGCCCGCCGGACGCGTCCGCGCCATCTTGGGCGTCCTCGTGGAACTCAACCTCCGCGACCTGCCCCCCGGACCCCTGCGCCTCCCACTCCTCGACGCCGCCCGCGTCGCCCAGCTGGAAGAAGCCGTACAGGCCCGCTGGCTCGGCGCCGAACGTCTCCTCGACCTGGGCCGCCGCCTGCGCGACTTCCGGGGCGTGCAGGACATCACCCCCCCGCAGGGGCTGCGCGCCGACCTGCGCCCCTACCAGCGTCAGGGCGTCGCGTGGCTGCAATTCCTGCGCGAGTACGGCATGGGCGGCATCCTCGCCGACGACATGGGGCTTGGAAAGACCGTTCAAACCCTGTCGCACCTGCTGATCGAGAAGGAATCGGGCCGCGCGGACCGGCCCAGTCTGGTCATCGCGCCGACCAGCGTGATCGGCAACTGGCAGGCGGAAGCGGCGAAGTTCACGCCGGACCTGCGGGTGCTGACCCTGCACGGCAAGGACCGCCGCGCGCAGTTCGCGCGGATTCCCCAGCATGACCTGATCCTCACGACGTACCCGCTGCTGCCGCGCGACATCACGGAGCTGGGCGCGTTCGAGTACCACCTCGTGATCCTCGACGAGGCACAGAACATCAAGAACACCCGCACGGCCGCCGCGAAGGCCGCCGGGAGCCTCAGTGCCCGGCACCGCCTCGCGCTGACCGGCACGCCGCTGGAGAATCACC harbors:
- a CDS encoding DEAD/DEAH box helicase; translated protein: MKLSRLPPGFALDTAAQGLALREEAVTDVRREWTDDGWHAEATVTDAGVAYHATVDLLPPPDPQLRGSSCTCGRYRCRHVAALVLATDPPAGPRPAPRDAADGGKPAPAEEPLDARTQQWLASFTDTRSPSRGRQFELRYVLRSLPPGSSAGGRRVALQLLRVPLRGEQPDVKGAERYPLPRNLSSAPAFVRRDSNLLRLLEMATTATHEPGRWQEELHALTDHPAADLLLEHLLGSGRLCWERPEQPLTRGPDLSGQLAWLSDPRGAQTPAVHLPDATDAQLLPVAPPWAVRPAALTLSRVQTDAPAEVTARFLSGPVLPPAQAVALAHAITASGLNLPIPQTVQVREERLPYTPQLHLLAREATHHAFSGARHTVTLPLAELRHAYAGLTVPDEHAGTGPAVFRNGVLTRVTRDPEAERDAAHTVALSGFMLLEDAYGHEYTVPGSDHLLTLGDDDAWMAFMRAGREDLEAQGFTIHVHPDFPLNFAEITDWYGETDDSHGGWFTLDLGIVVDGQRLSLIPILADLIARQPQLFTPEALAELQDDEVLHASLGDGRRVALPAGRVRAILGVLVELNLRDLPPGPLRLPLLDAARVAQLEEAVQARWLGAERLLDLGRRLRDFRGVQDITPPQGLRADLRPYQRQGVAWLQFLREYGMGGILADDMGLGKTVQTLSHLLIEKESGRADRPSLVIAPTSVIGNWQAEAAKFTPDLRVLTLHGKDRRAQFARIPQHDLILTTYPLLPRDITELGAFEYHLVILDEAQNIKNTRTAAAKAAGSLSARHRLALTGTPLENHLGELWSQFNFLAPGLLHDEKTFRELYRTPIEKRGEASRRQALAARVRPFILRREKRDVARELPPKTEIPVRVTLDGDQRDLYETVRVTTETRVREELRARGLARSTIAILDALLKLRQAVTDPRLVKLDAARNVQNNAKFDWLQAHLPQMIEEGRRVLIFSGFATLLRHLEDWLREQRIPYSMITGSTQDRQGQIDAFQNGKTHVFLITLKAGGVGLNLTAADTVIHYDPWWNPAAEEQATDRAYRIGQDKPVFVYKLIAAGSVEERILDLQARKASLARGILDGGLSDATQLTSADLDRLFAPLEDEDGDLPERSGVEQVG